In Nitrosophilus labii, the following proteins share a genomic window:
- the brnA gene encoding type II toxin-antitoxin system BrnA family antitoxin, whose protein sequence is MKASQIDKKFDENKEDILEYFDTSKIKMVNKSQKVKRVNIDFPAWMIEKLDKEAQHIGVSRQAIIKMWLAEKLQSLN, encoded by the coding sequence ATGAAAGCATCTCAAATAGATAAAAAATTTGATGAAAACAAAGAGGATATTTTAGAATATTTTGATACATCAAAGATAAAAATGGTAAACAAATCTCAAAAAGTAAAAAGAGTAAACATAGATTTTCCAGCTTGGATGATTGAAAAATTAGATAAAGAAGCACAGCATATTGGAGTAAGTCGGCAGGCGATTATTAAAATGTGGCTGGCAGAAAAATTGCAAAGTTTAAATTAA
- a CDS encoding BrnT family toxin, translating to MKFEYDLNKSMKNKEKHGIDFEEAKRLWDDPFAFELPSKQELDENRFLVIGKINNKYYTAIITYREEKIRIISVRRSRKKEVKLYESISNR from the coding sequence ATGAAATTTGAATATGATTTGAATAAAAGTATGAAAAACAAAGAAAAACATGGCATAGATTTTGAAGAAGCAAAAAGATTATGGGATGACCCATTTGCATTTGAACTACCATCAAAGCAAGAGTTAGATGAAAATAGATTTTTAGTTATTGGAAAAATTAACAATAAATATTATACAGCTATTATAACTTATAGAGAAGAAAAAATTAGGATTATATCTGTTAGAAGATCAAGAAAAAAGGAGGTAAAATTATATGAAAGCATCTCAAATAGATAA